A stretch of the Nothobranchius furzeri strain GRZ-AD chromosome 5, NfurGRZ-RIMD1, whole genome shotgun sequence genome encodes the following:
- the LOC107378275 gene encoding serine/threonine-protein kinase LMTK1 isoform X5, with protein MNEENAHSVFFLLTDFFCRPNRKRDRRMMLCVLHVIMSSAFFNPSFAFSSHFATDSAPLSELSWPSSLAVVVVSFSGLFTFVFLMLACICCKKGDIRFKEFENTEGEEYQADLSALALPSSQNGPEVYILPLTEVSLPVSKQPGRSMQLQKSSDIGRHSLVYLGEIGHGWFGRVVLAEVSTGVPTTKVVVKELNASASIQDQIKFLEEAQPYWTLQHPALLQCLAQCSEVTPYLLVMEFCPLGDLKNYLCSCQATDSETPDTLILQKMACDIASGLHHLHKYNFIHSDLALRNCLLTSEMSVKIGDYSLSHSRYKGDYYITQDQIWVPLRWIAPELIDEVHGNLLVVDQTKSSNIWSLGVTFWELFELGNQPYRQYSDRQVLTHAVKEQQLKLPKPQLQLPLDDHWYEVMQFCWLQPELRPSSEEVHLLVTHLCGKCSTEVKEDFTQHWNTLRPNLLVSTLHTASSKALVLTPTPTSADLSSAEQTQAVELASSAPSCFPLLEHFSDSFHSDTGDDLLTVTETSHGLKFEYKWEQARSEQPYCTSSASAPLGQENTHYQDIYYSNAGRPTRGGKTISLTLNMSPPYYEPEHVSVVPVLSAHSPSVSSEYYIRIEEPVLSNIKLDDGVGGYSSRLETTKAEPCVYWSTADNTSIDSDSSPTLQKTMQLLLSHSSSNSPVEFGHLHNDPLTERSKPDYCKHSAECKTHKLSCSPDLETSLESQTHLLHPQCKLENQHNLSRTISSPSLGFCDPYLEKNLVKESCHSKAGNLRNTLPIVNPGKKDAETGGSLLSGRWRSGEIMNDLFSDGEATNWISNHSANNNSLSCECRQRGNEKDTYLNATDLWSLTKATTRTFGSSKLCGSTEGSGGNSDWSPSLEPVSSGLYFHLCQKEKAATQRDTCANFDYLQSTNLLPNVTEVGNMEGNYERQLVANRESDYSEADDDISDITSGVFTDFNLDLSEAEEEDFSPTKTQEKVPESVDAINLFSSAASSCDQAFSPDAFNNPILPKSLDSGYDTENNESPLFIFKELGDSPSVENCPRLGGESEIALQVGLGQGVCTSASTLDVHVRNLLNKIPYRASAYFSDYDAENERSPIEEDRKFLMGSGDHHWPAILSYVVNGSVERKVKNENSFSNLKHIQSRVLANLSEADPNLPHIFFTPGLSMLSPFPPQMGGCLTKESAPAEDDPGLETEHSAEEPASELSSSSGSESSMAVKQDSSKNEKRSRGAEGCSSAHSLECGCNIKDCREDPCQENENGGGSPEDEEVNDYSHVQKDLEDTTERVRINEEEFEDIDADENDSLCEESNIPQKLPNSSPPLELCGEDVRAPLEEAEDEDDSDESESDEDLRTYKVQEDSEESEEDFTTVPVVVSDCSRARNLRGLLKTPTLLTHSFCDELERKKKAVSFFDDVTVFFFDQESPTGELAENSFSTEREPSEEEPSDSELKAESCDTHCVSNQTDGNNSENGEVPKPISVPLNRATVSRFSITHVSDTNVGPETGNNEDNPDEREAS; from the exons ACAGTGCTCCACTAAGCGAGTTGTCTTGGCCATCTTCATTAGCAGTTGTAGTCGTCTCCTTCTCTGGCCTTTTCACCTTTGTCTTCCTCATGCTGGCCTGCATCTGCTGCAAGAAAGGAGACATTCGCTTCAAG GAATTTGAAAACACCGAGGGAGAGGAGTACCAGGCAGACCTGTCCGCACTGGCCTTGCCGTCCTCCCAGAATGGCCCCGAGGTTTACATCCTGCCCCTCACTGAGGTCTCCCTGCCTGTCTCCAAACAGCCAGGCAGATCAA TGCAGCTGCAGAAATCGTCAGACATTGGCCGTCACAGTCTGGTGTATCTAGGAGAGATTGGACATGGCTGGTTTGGAAGG GTTGTGTTGGCTGAGGTCAGCACGGGCGTCCCCACCACCAAGGTAGTGGTGAAGGAACTGAATGCCAGTGCCAGCATTCAGGACCAGATCAAATTTCTGGAAGAGGCGCAGCCATATTG GACTCTCCAGCATCCCGCTCTCCTGCAGTGCCTTGCTCAGTGTTCAGAGGTCACTCCGTATCTGCTGGTCATGGAGTTTTGCCCTCTG GGTGATCTCAAAAATTACCTCTGCAGTTGTCAGGCGACTGATTCTGAGACTCCTGATACTTTGATCCTCCAGAAGATGGCGTGTGACATAGCTTCAGGGCTCCATCACCTTCACAAATACAACTTCATTCACAG TGACCTGGCATTGCGAAACTGTCTGCTAACATCAGAAATGTCTGTCAAGATTGGGGACTATTCCCTTTCCCACAGCCGATACAAG GGTGACTACTACATAACACAAGACCAGATTTGGGTGCCTCTGCGCTGGATTGCTCCAGAACTCATTGATGAGGTCCATGGAAACCTGCTGGTTGTTGATCAAACCAAGAGTAGTAATATTTG GTCATTAGGTGTGACCTTCTGGGAACTGTTTGAGCTGGGAAACCAGCCATACAGACAATACTCTGACAGACAAGTGCTGACTCATGCTGTGAAGGAACAGCAGCTCAAACTCCCCAAACCCCAACTCCAGCTTCCTTTGGATGACCACTG GTATGAGGTTATGCAGTTTTGCTGGCTGCAGCCGGAGCTCAGACCCAGCAGTGAAGAAGTACACCTTCTGGTCACACACTTGTGTGGCAAATGCTCTACTGAAGTCAAGGAAGACTTTACGCAACACTGGAATACCTTGAGGCCAAACTTGCTTGTCAGCACATTGCATACAGCTTCATCCAAAGCCCTGGTTCTGACCCCCACACCCACCTCAGCTGACCTCTCCAGTGCAGAGCAAACTCAGGCAGTAGAGCTGGCCTCCTCTGCTCCATCCTGCTTCCCTCTCCTGGAGCACTTCTCAGACAGCTTTCACTCTGACACGGGGGATGACCTACTGACCGTCACAGAGACAAGCCATGGTCTCAAATTTGAGTACAAATGGGAGCAGGCTCGTTCTGAACAGCCATACTGCACCTCTTCTGCAAGTGCGCCACTTGGCCAGGAGAACACACATTACCAAGATATATATTATTCAAATGCAGGAAGACCCACAAGGGGCGGCAAGACTATCAGTCTGACTTTAAATATGTCCCCACCCTATTATGAACCTGAACATGTAAGCGTTGTCCCAGTGCTGAGCGCCCACAGCCCCTCAGTGAGCAGTGAGTACTACATTCGTATAGAAGAACCAGTCCTGAGTAACATTAAGCTGGATGATGGGGTTGGAGGCTACAGCTCCCGACTGGAAACCACTAAGGCAGAGCCTTGCGTTTACTGGTCCACTGCTGACAACACATCAATTGACTCTGACTCCAGTCCCACCCTCCAAAAAACCATGCAGCTACTACTGAGCCATTCATCAAGTAACAGTCCTGTAGAGTTTGGCCACTTGCACAATGACCCCCTAACTGAACGCAGTAAACCAGACTACTGCAAACATTCAGCAGAATGCAAGACACACAAGTTGTCCTGCTCACCTGATCTGGAGACTTCATTAGAGTCACAAACACACCTTTTGCATCCACAGTGCAAATTGGAAAACCAACACAATTTATCCCGAACTATCAGCAGCCCCAGTTTAGGGTTCTGTGATCCTTACCTTGAAAAAAACTTAGTTAAGGAAAGCTGCCATAGTAAGGCAGGTAATCTCAGAAACACCCTTCCTATTGTTAACCCTGGTAAGAAAGATGCAGAAACGGGTGGTTCCCTACTGTCGGGTCGATGGAGAAGTGGTGAGATTATGAATGACTTGTTTTCTGATGGAGAGGCCACAAACTGGATCTCAAACCACTCAGCAAACAACAACAGCCTGAGCTGTGAGTGCAGGCAGAGAGGCAATGAAAAGGACACTTATCTGAATGCTACAGATTTATGGTCTTTAACCAAGGCCACCACGAGAACCTTCGGAAGCTCTAAACTTTGCGGCAGCACTGAGGGCAGTGGTGGCAACTCTGATTGGAGCCCGTCTTTGGAGCCTGTTAGTTCTGGCTTATACTTTCACTTGTGCCAAAAAGAAAAAGCTGCAACTCAAAGAGACACGTGTGCAAACTTCGATTACTTGCAAAGCACCAACCTTCTCCCCAATGTTACCGAGGTTGGAAACATGGAAGGTAACTATGAAAGGCAGTTGGTGGCCAACCGAGAGAGTGACTACAGTGAAGCTGATGATGACATCTCAGATATTACATCAGGAGTTTTTACTGACTTTAATCTTGACTTGAGCGAGGCCGAGGAAGAAGATTTTAGCCCAACGAAAACTCAAGAGAAGGTTCCTGAATCTGTGGATGCTATTAATCTATTTTCATCAGCGGCAAGCTCCTGTGACCAGGCCTTCAGTCCCGATGCCTTCAATAACCCTATCTTGCCAAAATCTCTGGATAGTGGCTATGACACAGAAAACAATGAATCTCCATTGTTTATCTTCAAAGAGCTTGGAGATTCCCCGAGTGTTGAGAATTGCCCGAGGCTTGGTGGAGAATCGGAaattgctctgcaggttggtttgGGGCAGGGAGTCTGCACTTCCGCAAGCACCTTGGATGTGCATGTAAGAAACCTGCTTAACAAGATACCGTACAGGGCCTCCGCTTACTTCTCTGACTATGATGCAGAGAACGAGAGGAGTCCCATAGAGGAAGACCGTAAGTTCCTCATGGGTTCAGGTGACCATCATTGGCCTGCTATTTTGAGCTATGTTGTAAATGGTTCTGTTGAAAGAAAAGTCAAGAACGAGAACAGTTTTTCAAATCTGAAGCACATTCAAAGTCGTGTTTTGGCGAATCTCTCAGAAGCTGATCCTAATTTACCTCACATTTTCTTCACCCCTGGGTTGTCCATGCTGTCACCGTTTCCTCCACAGATGGGTGGGTGCCTGACCAAAGAGTCTGCCCCGGCAGAAGATGATCCTGGTTTGGAGACGGAGCATTCAGCAGAAGAGCCTGCATCAGAGCTTAGCTCCTCCTCTGGGTCAGAATCCTCCATGGCTGTCAAACAAGACTCTTCCAAAAATGAAAAAAGGAGCAGGGGAGCAGAAGGCTGCTCCTCCGCTCATTCACTGGAGTGTGGTTGCAACATAAAGGACTGTAGAGAGGACCCCTGTCAAGAAAATGAAAATGGCGGTGGATCCCCTGAAGATGAAGAAGTGAATGATTACAGCCATGTCCAAAAAGACCTAGAGGACACAACAGAGCGTGTGAGAATCAATGAGGAAGAGTTTGAGGACATAGATGCAGATGAGAATGATAGCTTATGTGAAGAATCTAATATTCCTCAAAAACTTCCCAATTCTTCGCCACCATTGGAACTTTGTGGCGAAGATGTAAGAGCTCCGCTCGAAGAGGCAGAGGATGAAGATGATTCAGACGAAAGTGAGTCTGATGAGGATCTGAGAACGTATAAGGTCCAAGAAGACAGCGAGGAGAGTGAGGAGGATTTCACCACAGTGCCAGTTGTAGTAAGTGACTGCAGCAGGGCGAGGAACCTCCGCGGCCTTCTGAAGACGCCCACCCTGCTTACCCATTCCTTCTGTGATGAGTTGGAGAGGAAGAAAAAGGCTGTGTCCTTTTTTGATGATGTCACAGTGTTCTTTTTTGACCAG GAAAGCCCCACAGGAGAGTTGGCGGAGAATTCATTCTCCACAGAAAGAGAGCCCAGTGAGGAGGAACCTTCAGACTCTGAGCTCAAAGCTGAGTCCTGTGACACTCACTGTGTTTCGAACCAAACAGACGGAAACAACTCTGAAAACG GTGAAGTTCCCAAACCTATCTCTGTGCCACTCAACCGTGCCACGGTCTCACGCTTCTCCATCACACACGTGTCTGACACCAATGTGGGCCCAGAAACAG GAAACAACGAAGATAATCCAGACGAACGAGAAGCCAGTTAA
- the LOC107378275 gene encoding serine/threonine-protein kinase LMTK1 isoform X1, which produces MNEENAHSVFFLLTDFFCRPNRKRDRRMMLCVLHVIMSSAFFNPSFAFSSHFATDSAPLSELSWPSSLAVVVVSFSGLFTFVFLMLACICCKKGDIRFKEFENTEGEEYQADLSALALPSSQNGPEVYILPLTEVSLPVSKQPGRSMQLQKSSDIGRHSLVYLGEIGHGWFGRVVLAEVSTGVPTTKVVVKELNASASIQDQIKFLEEAQPYWTLQHPALLQCLAQCSEVTPYLLVMEFCPLGDLKNYLCSCQATDSETPDTLILQKMACDIASGLHHLHKYNFIHSDLALRNCLLTSEMSVKIGDYSLSHSRYKGDYYITQDQIWVPLRWIAPELIDEVHGNLLVVDQTKSSNIWSLGVTFWELFELGNQPYRQYSDRQVLTHAVKEQQLKLPKPQLQLPLDDHWYEVMQFCWLQPELRPSSEEVHLLVTHLCGKCSTEVKEDFTQHWNTLRPNLLVSTLHTASSKALVLTPTPTSADLSSAEQTQAVELASSAPSCFPLLEHFSDSFHSDTGDDLLTVTETSHGLKFEYKWEQARSEQPYCTSSASAPLGQENTHYQDIYYSNAGRPTRGGKTISLTLNMSPPYYEPEHVSVVPVLSAHSPSVSSEYYIRIEEPVLSNIKLDDGVGGYSSRLETTKAEPCVYWSTADNTSIDSDSSPTLQKTMQLLLSHSSSNSPVEFGHLHNDPLTERSKPDYCKHSAECKTHKLSCSPDLETSLESQTHLLHPQCKLENQHNLSRTISSPSLGFCDPYLEKNLVKESCHSKAGNLRNTLPIVNPGKKDAETGGSLLSGRWRSGEIMNDLFSDGEATNWISNHSANNNSLSCECRQRGNEKDTYLNATDLWSLTKATTRTFGSSKLCGSTEGSGGNSDWSPSLEPVSSGLYFHLCQKEKAATQRDTCANFDYLQSTNLLPNVTEVGNMEGNYERQLVANRESDYSEADDDISDITSGVFTDFNLDLSEAEEEDFSPTKTQEKVPESVDAINLFSSAASSCDQAFSPDAFNNPILPKSLDSGYDTENNESPLFIFKELGDSPSVENCPRLGGESEIALQVGLGQGVCTSASTLDVHVRNLLNKIPYRASAYFSDYDAENERSPIEEDRKFLMGSGDHHWPAILSYVVNGSVERKVKNENSFSNLKHIQSRVLANLSEADPNLPHIFFTPGLSMLSPFPPQMGGCLTKESAPAEDDPGLETEHSAEEPASELSSSSGSESSMAVKQDSSKNEKRSRGAEGCSSAHSLECGCNIKDCREDPCQENENGGGSPEDEEVNDYSHVQKDLEDTTERVRINEEEFEDIDADENDSLCEESNIPQKLPNSSPPLELCGEDVRAPLEEAEDEDDSDESESDEDLRTYKVQEDSEESEEDFTTVPVVVSDCSRARNLRGLLKTPTLLTHSFCDELERKKKAVSFFDDVTVFFFDQESPTGELAENSFSTEREPSEEEPSDSELKAESCDTHCVSNQTDGNNSENGGSYKWEDNHSIEFCPSSLPTTRDPESSPTFVLHAGEVPKPISVPLNRATVSRFSITHVSDTNVGPETGRYEHDLNCLVIYFTSDESLTQIWTG; this is translated from the exons ACAGTGCTCCACTAAGCGAGTTGTCTTGGCCATCTTCATTAGCAGTTGTAGTCGTCTCCTTCTCTGGCCTTTTCACCTTTGTCTTCCTCATGCTGGCCTGCATCTGCTGCAAGAAAGGAGACATTCGCTTCAAG GAATTTGAAAACACCGAGGGAGAGGAGTACCAGGCAGACCTGTCCGCACTGGCCTTGCCGTCCTCCCAGAATGGCCCCGAGGTTTACATCCTGCCCCTCACTGAGGTCTCCCTGCCTGTCTCCAAACAGCCAGGCAGATCAA TGCAGCTGCAGAAATCGTCAGACATTGGCCGTCACAGTCTGGTGTATCTAGGAGAGATTGGACATGGCTGGTTTGGAAGG GTTGTGTTGGCTGAGGTCAGCACGGGCGTCCCCACCACCAAGGTAGTGGTGAAGGAACTGAATGCCAGTGCCAGCATTCAGGACCAGATCAAATTTCTGGAAGAGGCGCAGCCATATTG GACTCTCCAGCATCCCGCTCTCCTGCAGTGCCTTGCTCAGTGTTCAGAGGTCACTCCGTATCTGCTGGTCATGGAGTTTTGCCCTCTG GGTGATCTCAAAAATTACCTCTGCAGTTGTCAGGCGACTGATTCTGAGACTCCTGATACTTTGATCCTCCAGAAGATGGCGTGTGACATAGCTTCAGGGCTCCATCACCTTCACAAATACAACTTCATTCACAG TGACCTGGCATTGCGAAACTGTCTGCTAACATCAGAAATGTCTGTCAAGATTGGGGACTATTCCCTTTCCCACAGCCGATACAAG GGTGACTACTACATAACACAAGACCAGATTTGGGTGCCTCTGCGCTGGATTGCTCCAGAACTCATTGATGAGGTCCATGGAAACCTGCTGGTTGTTGATCAAACCAAGAGTAGTAATATTTG GTCATTAGGTGTGACCTTCTGGGAACTGTTTGAGCTGGGAAACCAGCCATACAGACAATACTCTGACAGACAAGTGCTGACTCATGCTGTGAAGGAACAGCAGCTCAAACTCCCCAAACCCCAACTCCAGCTTCCTTTGGATGACCACTG GTATGAGGTTATGCAGTTTTGCTGGCTGCAGCCGGAGCTCAGACCCAGCAGTGAAGAAGTACACCTTCTGGTCACACACTTGTGTGGCAAATGCTCTACTGAAGTCAAGGAAGACTTTACGCAACACTGGAATACCTTGAGGCCAAACTTGCTTGTCAGCACATTGCATACAGCTTCATCCAAAGCCCTGGTTCTGACCCCCACACCCACCTCAGCTGACCTCTCCAGTGCAGAGCAAACTCAGGCAGTAGAGCTGGCCTCCTCTGCTCCATCCTGCTTCCCTCTCCTGGAGCACTTCTCAGACAGCTTTCACTCTGACACGGGGGATGACCTACTGACCGTCACAGAGACAAGCCATGGTCTCAAATTTGAGTACAAATGGGAGCAGGCTCGTTCTGAACAGCCATACTGCACCTCTTCTGCAAGTGCGCCACTTGGCCAGGAGAACACACATTACCAAGATATATATTATTCAAATGCAGGAAGACCCACAAGGGGCGGCAAGACTATCAGTCTGACTTTAAATATGTCCCCACCCTATTATGAACCTGAACATGTAAGCGTTGTCCCAGTGCTGAGCGCCCACAGCCCCTCAGTGAGCAGTGAGTACTACATTCGTATAGAAGAACCAGTCCTGAGTAACATTAAGCTGGATGATGGGGTTGGAGGCTACAGCTCCCGACTGGAAACCACTAAGGCAGAGCCTTGCGTTTACTGGTCCACTGCTGACAACACATCAATTGACTCTGACTCCAGTCCCACCCTCCAAAAAACCATGCAGCTACTACTGAGCCATTCATCAAGTAACAGTCCTGTAGAGTTTGGCCACTTGCACAATGACCCCCTAACTGAACGCAGTAAACCAGACTACTGCAAACATTCAGCAGAATGCAAGACACACAAGTTGTCCTGCTCACCTGATCTGGAGACTTCATTAGAGTCACAAACACACCTTTTGCATCCACAGTGCAAATTGGAAAACCAACACAATTTATCCCGAACTATCAGCAGCCCCAGTTTAGGGTTCTGTGATCCTTACCTTGAAAAAAACTTAGTTAAGGAAAGCTGCCATAGTAAGGCAGGTAATCTCAGAAACACCCTTCCTATTGTTAACCCTGGTAAGAAAGATGCAGAAACGGGTGGTTCCCTACTGTCGGGTCGATGGAGAAGTGGTGAGATTATGAATGACTTGTTTTCTGATGGAGAGGCCACAAACTGGATCTCAAACCACTCAGCAAACAACAACAGCCTGAGCTGTGAGTGCAGGCAGAGAGGCAATGAAAAGGACACTTATCTGAATGCTACAGATTTATGGTCTTTAACCAAGGCCACCACGAGAACCTTCGGAAGCTCTAAACTTTGCGGCAGCACTGAGGGCAGTGGTGGCAACTCTGATTGGAGCCCGTCTTTGGAGCCTGTTAGTTCTGGCTTATACTTTCACTTGTGCCAAAAAGAAAAAGCTGCAACTCAAAGAGACACGTGTGCAAACTTCGATTACTTGCAAAGCACCAACCTTCTCCCCAATGTTACCGAGGTTGGAAACATGGAAGGTAACTATGAAAGGCAGTTGGTGGCCAACCGAGAGAGTGACTACAGTGAAGCTGATGATGACATCTCAGATATTACATCAGGAGTTTTTACTGACTTTAATCTTGACTTGAGCGAGGCCGAGGAAGAAGATTTTAGCCCAACGAAAACTCAAGAGAAGGTTCCTGAATCTGTGGATGCTATTAATCTATTTTCATCAGCGGCAAGCTCCTGTGACCAGGCCTTCAGTCCCGATGCCTTCAATAACCCTATCTTGCCAAAATCTCTGGATAGTGGCTATGACACAGAAAACAATGAATCTCCATTGTTTATCTTCAAAGAGCTTGGAGATTCCCCGAGTGTTGAGAATTGCCCGAGGCTTGGTGGAGAATCGGAaattgctctgcaggttggtttgGGGCAGGGAGTCTGCACTTCCGCAAGCACCTTGGATGTGCATGTAAGAAACCTGCTTAACAAGATACCGTACAGGGCCTCCGCTTACTTCTCTGACTATGATGCAGAGAACGAGAGGAGTCCCATAGAGGAAGACCGTAAGTTCCTCATGGGTTCAGGTGACCATCATTGGCCTGCTATTTTGAGCTATGTTGTAAATGGTTCTGTTGAAAGAAAAGTCAAGAACGAGAACAGTTTTTCAAATCTGAAGCACATTCAAAGTCGTGTTTTGGCGAATCTCTCAGAAGCTGATCCTAATTTACCTCACATTTTCTTCACCCCTGGGTTGTCCATGCTGTCACCGTTTCCTCCACAGATGGGTGGGTGCCTGACCAAAGAGTCTGCCCCGGCAGAAGATGATCCTGGTTTGGAGACGGAGCATTCAGCAGAAGAGCCTGCATCAGAGCTTAGCTCCTCCTCTGGGTCAGAATCCTCCATGGCTGTCAAACAAGACTCTTCCAAAAATGAAAAAAGGAGCAGGGGAGCAGAAGGCTGCTCCTCCGCTCATTCACTGGAGTGTGGTTGCAACATAAAGGACTGTAGAGAGGACCCCTGTCAAGAAAATGAAAATGGCGGTGGATCCCCTGAAGATGAAGAAGTGAATGATTACAGCCATGTCCAAAAAGACCTAGAGGACACAACAGAGCGTGTGAGAATCAATGAGGAAGAGTTTGAGGACATAGATGCAGATGAGAATGATAGCTTATGTGAAGAATCTAATATTCCTCAAAAACTTCCCAATTCTTCGCCACCATTGGAACTTTGTGGCGAAGATGTAAGAGCTCCGCTCGAAGAGGCAGAGGATGAAGATGATTCAGACGAAAGTGAGTCTGATGAGGATCTGAGAACGTATAAGGTCCAAGAAGACAGCGAGGAGAGTGAGGAGGATTTCACCACAGTGCCAGTTGTAGTAAGTGACTGCAGCAGGGCGAGGAACCTCCGCGGCCTTCTGAAGACGCCCACCCTGCTTACCCATTCCTTCTGTGATGAGTTGGAGAGGAAGAAAAAGGCTGTGTCCTTTTTTGATGATGTCACAGTGTTCTTTTTTGACCAG GAAAGCCCCACAGGAGAGTTGGCGGAGAATTCATTCTCCACAGAAAGAGAGCCCAGTGAGGAGGAACCTTCAGACTCTGAGCTCAAAGCTGAGTCCTGTGACACTCACTGTGTTTCGAACCAAACAGACGGAAACAACTCTGAAAACG GTGGGAGTTATAAATGGGAAGATAACCACTCCATTGAGTTCTGTCCATCCTCACTTCCAACCACCCGGGACCCAGAATCCTCTCCCACCTTTGTCCTCCACGCAGGTGAAGTTCCCAAACCTATCTCTGTGCCACTCAACCGTGCCACGGTCTCACGCTTCTCCATCACACACGTGTCTGACACCAATGTGGGCCCAGAAACAGGTCGGTATGAACATGATTTGAACTGCTTGGTAATCTACTTTACATCTGATGAGTCGTTAACTCAGATTTGGACAGGTTAA